The Terriglobales bacterium genome includes a window with the following:
- a CDS encoding cytochrome c: MRKLFLPAFFCILAFTGCNTSHTNPGGHSPEEAEARQREIQQRPQQKPDPNASVPSQSASLNGKELYDQNCGICHQNGANGAPPLMGIMNRRELPSGTPATDGRVKDTIKMGRANMPGFDRVLNDQQIDAIVAYLHTL, from the coding sequence ATGCGCAAACTGTTTTTACCGGCTTTCTTCTGCATTCTGGCATTTACCGGTTGCAACACCAGCCACACCAATCCGGGCGGGCATAGTCCGGAAGAGGCCGAGGCGCGGCAGCGTGAGATACAGCAGCGTCCGCAGCAGAAACCTGACCCGAACGCTTCTGTTCCTTCCCAATCCGCCTCACTCAACGGAAAGGAACTCTACGACCAGAACTGCGGCATCTGCCATCAGAACGGAGCCAACGGTGCGCCTCCGCTGATGGGCATCATGAACAGGCGCGAACTGCCCAGCGGAACTCCAGCCACCGATGGCCGCGTGAAAGACACCATCAAGATGGGTCGCGCCAATATGCCCGGCTTCGACCGCGTGCTGAACGACCAGCAGATCGACGCCATCGTCGCCTACCTGCACACGCTCTAG
- a CDS encoding DUF488 family protein, which yields MAVLLKRVYEAASSRDGFRVLVDRLWPRGMTKEAAKVDLWLKDIAPSDELRKWYHSRPTQWPKFRERYLEELSEPAALAAVEQLHAIAAKKKAITLLFGSKNLERNNAVVLKELLDGMKKPPHSTGGAAAAKVARQVRAR from the coding sequence ATGGCGGTGTTACTCAAGCGAGTTTATGAAGCGGCTTCGTCGCGCGATGGGTTTCGCGTGCTCGTAGACCGATTGTGGCCTCGCGGGATGACCAAGGAAGCCGCGAAAGTGGATCTGTGGCTGAAAGATATCGCGCCTTCGGATGAGTTGCGCAAGTGGTACCACTCGCGTCCAACGCAGTGGCCAAAGTTCCGTGAGAGATATCTCGAGGAATTATCGGAACCAGCGGCGCTGGCGGCGGTTGAACAGTTGCACGCAATCGCGGCGAAGAAGAAAGCCATTACTCTGCTGTTTGGATCCAAGAATCTGGAACGGAACAACGCCGTGGTCCTGAAAGAGCTGTTGGATGGAATGAAAAAACCGCCACATTCCACGGGAGGAGCGGCGGCGGCAAAAGTGGCACGGCAGGTAAGAGCAAGATGA
- a CDS encoding DUF3891 family protein, giving the protein MILRPLDQDGGYIENAQTAQVARMAATFRTDDNMVPAWMVVAQTQGANASRYLLVGQPDHALLAGQLAAAFEAGFLPEITEQVSQGIAVHDNGWAQFPFERDLAMEPPVDANGRPKSFLQVTVHDSLSAWRESIEAGREVGPLAEYMVSGHFYRLGKVRLQMKVDSPEDTEHVQQFVHEEENRQKKLASKTSLSHEELDRYVDLLQFCDTLSLYLCCGSTAATEFPQEFGGRKLRIRHEDGVYVTEPSVFGGVPHRFSIPVRVYPSNEGEGRTRIGFHIK; this is encoded by the coding sequence ATGATCCTTCGCCCCCTCGATCAGGACGGTGGTTACATCGAGAACGCGCAGACCGCGCAAGTGGCGCGCATGGCTGCGACTTTCCGCACGGACGACAATATGGTCCCCGCGTGGATGGTCGTTGCGCAGACCCAAGGCGCGAACGCGTCGCGGTACCTTCTCGTCGGGCAACCGGATCACGCACTGCTAGCCGGACAACTTGCGGCAGCGTTCGAGGCGGGTTTTCTACCCGAGATTACCGAGCAGGTATCGCAGGGGATCGCGGTTCACGACAACGGCTGGGCGCAGTTTCCATTCGAGCGGGATCTTGCGATGGAACCTCCGGTGGATGCGAATGGGCGTCCAAAAAGCTTCCTGCAAGTGACTGTGCATGATTCGCTTTCAGCGTGGAGAGAGTCGATCGAAGCGGGGCGAGAGGTGGGCCCGCTGGCCGAGTACATGGTGAGCGGCCATTTCTATCGGCTCGGGAAAGTCCGACTGCAAATGAAAGTCGATTCGCCGGAAGACACCGAGCACGTGCAACAGTTCGTCCACGAAGAAGAGAACCGGCAAAAGAAGCTCGCTTCGAAGACGTCCCTGTCGCATGAGGAGCTCGACAGGTATGTTGACCTGCTTCAGTTCTGCGACACGCTGTCGTTGTACCTATGCTGCGGGTCGACGGCGGCAACGGAATTTCCGCAGGAGTTTGGTGGACGGAAGCTGCGAATAAGGCACGAAGATGGTGTCTACGTTACTGAACCCTCCGTTTTCGGAGGCGTACCACACCGGTTCTCGATACCGGTACGAGTTTATCCATCGAATGAAGGCGAAGGACGAACCAGGATTGGGTTCCACATAAAGTAA
- the dacB gene encoding D-alanyl-D-alanine carboxypeptidase/D-alanyl-D-alanine-endopeptidase: MRSARIRLALVVLLLTSISVSAESAKSKPPKPNRQILTQQIDRLVTEPDVARGFWGIEVVSLKEGTVLYSLNSDKLFTPASNTKLFTTAAALALIGPDYKFNTTIETNGGIDRYGRLNGDLFVVGRGDPNISGRTIPYFLRTERKEPALKVLEDLADQVVARGLKFIDGDIVGDDSYYAFERYGEGWAQDDMVWEWGAPVSALTVNDNVVYVSIYPADRPGDKAFVQIAPFAEYYRVDNRIMTTPAGTGPRRIYITREPGSNQLTLFGNIPVDDTGANEALAIEDPAAFAAQVFRSLLERRGVVVYGGNRTKHTELASLSTFSITTVAPAGGGENDSRPKPPNPNSRVVLASYESQPMMQDLKIINKVSQNLHAELMLRLLGREKGASGTIQAGLEVVRGFLLQAGVHSDEYIFFDGSGLSRQNLATPHALVRLLQYADTQSWGPKFQDTLPVAGLDGSLSERFRSTSAQGRVQAKTGSLGHVNSLSGYATTLSGDKVAFAIMVNNHNLPSKRALETIDKIVTSIVEEGGKK, encoded by the coding sequence ATGCGCAGTGCTCGTATTCGTCTCGCGCTAGTAGTCCTCCTCCTGACGTCGATTTCTGTCTCTGCGGAATCCGCAAAATCCAAGCCGCCGAAACCGAATCGCCAGATCCTTACTCAGCAGATCGACCGCCTGGTCACCGAGCCTGACGTCGCCCGGGGATTCTGGGGTATCGAAGTCGTATCGCTGAAAGAGGGGACCGTCCTCTACTCGCTCAATTCCGATAAGCTCTTCACCCCCGCTTCCAACACCAAGCTCTTCACGACTGCCGCGGCACTAGCGCTGATTGGTCCCGATTACAAGTTCAACACCACCATCGAGACGAATGGTGGCATCGATCGCTATGGACGCCTCAACGGCGACCTGTTCGTCGTGGGACGCGGCGATCCCAACATCTCCGGGCGGACCATTCCTTACTTCCTTCGCACGGAACGGAAAGAGCCTGCCCTCAAAGTCCTGGAAGATCTCGCCGATCAGGTTGTCGCGCGTGGCTTGAAATTTATCGACGGCGATATCGTTGGCGACGACAGCTATTACGCCTTCGAGCGGTACGGTGAAGGCTGGGCACAAGACGACATGGTATGGGAATGGGGTGCGCCTGTTTCCGCGCTGACCGTCAACGACAACGTTGTCTACGTCAGCATCTATCCGGCCGATCGTCCTGGCGACAAAGCCTTCGTCCAGATCGCCCCCTTCGCCGAGTACTACCGGGTCGACAACCGCATCATGACGACTCCTGCCGGCACCGGCCCGCGCCGCATTTACATCACCCGTGAACCCGGATCCAATCAGTTGACGCTGTTCGGCAACATCCCCGTTGACGATACCGGCGCCAACGAAGCGCTCGCGATTGAAGACCCCGCCGCCTTTGCGGCGCAGGTGTTCCGCTCCTTGCTTGAGCGTCGCGGCGTCGTGGTCTACGGCGGCAATCGCACCAAGCACACCGAGCTCGCCTCGCTGTCCACGTTCAGTATCACGACTGTCGCGCCTGCGGGCGGCGGCGAGAACGATTCACGTCCCAAGCCGCCGAATCCGAACAGCCGTGTCGTTTTGGCCAGCTACGAATCGCAGCCGATGATGCAGGACCTCAAGATCATCAACAAGGTCTCGCAGAACCTTCATGCCGAACTGATGCTCCGGCTGCTCGGTCGTGAGAAGGGCGCCAGTGGCACCATCCAGGCGGGTCTCGAAGTGGTCCGCGGATTCCTGCTCCAGGCCGGCGTCCACTCCGATGAGTACATCTTCTTCGACGGCTCGGGCCTTTCTCGCCAGAATCTCGCTACCCCGCATGCGCTCGTACGCTTGCTCCAGTACGCCGACACGCAGTCGTGGGGACCAAAGTTCCAGGACACGCTTCCTGTCGCCGGACTCGACGGCTCGCTTTCCGAACGCTTCCGCAGCACGTCCGCACAAGGACGGGTACAGGCGAAGACCGGCTCTCTCGGCCATGTCAATTCACTGTCGGGTTACGCGACGACCCTTAGTGGCGATAAAGTCGCATTCGCCATCATGGTGAACAACCACAATCTTCCCAGCAAGCGGGCGCTGGAAACGATCGACAAGATCGTCACTTCGATTGTGGAAGAAGGCGGAAAGAAGTAA
- the folP gene encoding dihydropteroate synthase, giving the protein MRQVFQWQLGSRSLELGRRTLVMGIVNVTPDSFSDGGQFFDRNLAVEHGLRLMEDGADILDVGGESTRPGAGVQGSERKPSVSAGDELARVVPVIEELKRRRPESVISVDTYKAAVATKAVQGGAEIVNDVSGFLWDQEMAATCAGLSCGVVLMHMRGLPETWRSLPRLDDPIGLVQRELKERADAAVAAGVVRERIVIDPGFGFGKNYEENYPLLSGMDELAGLGLPIMAGTSRKSFVGRAMGSDAPPSERLHGSLAAMALSIVKGAHIVRVHDVKQSVEAARVVDAILQNELAASK; this is encoded by the coding sequence ATGCGACAGGTTTTCCAGTGGCAATTGGGCTCGCGGTCGTTGGAATTGGGACGGCGCACGCTAGTGATGGGCATCGTGAATGTGACGCCGGATTCGTTTTCCGACGGTGGGCAGTTTTTCGATCGCAACCTGGCAGTGGAGCACGGGTTGCGGCTGATGGAGGACGGCGCCGATATCCTGGACGTCGGGGGAGAATCGACCAGACCTGGAGCGGGCGTGCAGGGGTCTGAGCGAAAGCCGTCGGTGAGCGCCGGGGATGAGTTGGCGCGGGTCGTCCCGGTGATTGAGGAGTTGAAGCGACGGCGTCCGGAGTCGGTCATTTCGGTCGACACCTACAAGGCGGCAGTTGCAACGAAGGCAGTACAGGGCGGGGCGGAGATCGTGAATGACGTCAGCGGCTTTCTTTGGGATCAGGAGATGGCGGCTACCTGTGCGGGGCTTTCCTGCGGCGTGGTTCTGATGCATATGCGCGGACTACCGGAGACGTGGAGGTCGCTGCCGAGACTGGACGACCCGATCGGCCTGGTGCAGCGCGAACTGAAGGAAAGGGCCGATGCGGCTGTAGCTGCAGGTGTCGTGCGCGAGAGGATCGTGATTGATCCAGGGTTTGGCTTTGGCAAGAACTATGAAGAAAACTATCCGCTGCTGTCCGGTATGGATGAGCTGGCGGGATTGGGTTTGCCGATCATGGCAGGAACGTCGCGGAAGTCGTTCGTGGGACGCGCCATGGGAAGTGACGCTCCGCCGTCGGAGCGTTTGCATGGAAGCCTGGCGGCTATGGCGCTAAGCATCGTGAAGGGGGCGCACATCGTGAGGGTGCACGATGTGAAGCAGTCGGTGGAAGCGGCACGGGTGGTGGACGCGATTCTGCAAAACGAATTGGCTGCATCCAAATAA
- the serA gene encoding phosphoglycerate dehydrogenase produces MKALFLENISGVAAAAFKSNGFEVETLTAALDEQALAGRVRDVVVLGVRSKSQVTARVLEAAPNLLAVGAFCIGTDKISLPACNERGVAVFNDPHSNSRSVAELALGEIIMLSRRVFAASTELHRGNWKKTAAGSHEVRGLTLGIIGYGKIGSQLSDLAEALGMRVVFTDVADVLARGNAKRVSLEELLETADIVTLHVDGRTSNKTYFGADKIAMMKEGASLLNLSRGSVVDIEALAAALKSGKLSGAAVDVFPQEPENSQPFKSALQEIPNVILTPHVGGSTEEAQENIGSFVSSRLIDYVRTGNTTLSVNFPHCQLESAPGNHRLMHLHTNMPGMLLHINEVLAKRGINIERQVLDTRGQLGYAIYDINREFDHAILDELRRIPNTVRVRISETVEQTMSSVSA; encoded by the coding sequence ATGAAAGCTTTATTTCTGGAAAACATAAGCGGCGTTGCAGCCGCGGCATTCAAGTCCAACGGTTTTGAAGTCGAAACGCTCACGGCTGCACTCGATGAGCAGGCACTCGCCGGTCGTGTGCGAGACGTAGTGGTGCTGGGCGTGCGCTCGAAGTCGCAGGTGACCGCACGCGTGCTTGAGGCTGCGCCTAACCTGCTTGCCGTCGGCGCGTTCTGCATTGGCACGGACAAGATCAGCCTCCCGGCATGTAACGAACGGGGTGTGGCCGTATTCAACGATCCGCATTCGAACAGCCGGTCCGTGGCGGAACTGGCGCTGGGCGAGATCATCATGTTGTCGAGGCGCGTGTTTGCAGCTTCGACGGAATTGCATCGGGGCAACTGGAAAAAGACGGCAGCGGGTTCACACGAAGTCCGTGGATTGACGCTGGGAATTATCGGATACGGCAAGATCGGGTCACAGCTTTCCGACTTGGCGGAAGCTCTCGGCATGAGAGTGGTGTTCACCGATGTTGCCGATGTGCTAGCCCGCGGCAATGCGAAGCGAGTGTCCCTGGAAGAATTGCTTGAGACGGCGGACATCGTGACCTTGCACGTGGACGGGCGCACGTCGAACAAGACTTACTTCGGTGCCGACAAGATCGCGATGATGAAAGAAGGCGCCAGCCTGCTGAACTTGAGTCGCGGATCGGTGGTGGACATTGAGGCGCTGGCGGCAGCGTTGAAGAGCGGGAAGCTATCCGGCGCGGCGGTTGATGTGTTTCCGCAGGAACCGGAGAACTCGCAGCCATTCAAAAGCGCGTTGCAGGAGATTCCGAACGTGATCCTGACACCGCACGTGGGTGGCTCGACGGAAGAGGCGCAGGAAAACATTGGAAGCTTCGTATCGTCGCGGCTGATCGACTATGTGCGCACCGGGAATACGACTTTAAGCGTGAACTTCCCTCACTGTCAGCTTGAGTCAGCGCCCGGCAACCACCGGCTCATGCACCTCCACACCAACATGCCGGGCATGCTGTTGCACATCAACGAGGTGCTGGCGAAGCGGGGGATCAATATCGAACGCCAGGTGCTCGATACGCGGGGTCAACTCGGGTACGCTATCTACGACATCAATCGCGAATTCGACCACGCGATCCTCGATGAGCTACGGCGCATTCCGAACACGGTTCGCGTGCGAATTTCTGAAACGGTGGAGCAGACGATGTCATCTGTTTCGGCATGA
- a CDS encoding DinB family protein, translated as MSNRPTEKEYSGYYGKYVAYVPEEDVLGALEASGKYTQELLAAFTEQQAGRLRGTTHWTLKQTVGHLCDGERIFAYRAMRIARGDKTPLPGFEQDDYIATGNFNERTWQNLLAEYAAVRTSTIEMARGFTPEMMQQVGTASDSTVSARALLYVIVGHERRHVEALKQHAK; from the coding sequence ATGAGCAATCGTCCAACCGAAAAAGAATATTCCGGGTATTACGGTAAGTACGTCGCCTACGTGCCCGAAGAAGATGTGCTTGGCGCATTGGAAGCATCCGGCAAATACACGCAGGAGTTGCTGGCGGCCTTCACAGAGCAACAGGCCGGACGGCTTCGTGGCACGACACACTGGACCTTAAAGCAAACGGTAGGCCATCTATGCGACGGTGAACGTATCTTTGCGTATCGAGCGATGCGTATCGCACGCGGTGATAAGACGCCGCTGCCGGGATTTGAACAGGACGACTACATCGCAACAGGTAATTTCAATGAACGAACCTGGCAAAACCTGCTTGCGGAGTATGCGGCCGTGCGAACCTCCACGATCGAAATGGCGAGAGGATTTACACCGGAAATGATGCAGCAGGTCGGAACGGCGAGTGACAGTACTGTAAGTGCGAGGGCGCTGCTCTACGTCATCGTTGGCCACGAACGACGCCACGTCGAGGCACTGAAGCAGCACGCGAAGTAA
- a CDS encoding alpha/beta hydrolase, producing the protein MKRVLTVVLVLICTLYAALVGLALISDRLIFQPQPSSYADEGLSANLSRLPEPGHFMHIISGGERISALYLPNSKARFTLLFSHGNAEDIGDDLPLMQLFREAGFSVFAYDYRGYGTSTGRPSEKAVYEDAEAAYDFLTRKLGVSPDHVIAMGRSVGCAPAIHLAANRPVRALIAEAPFTSAFRVLTRVPLLPWDKFNNVRTIRKVHVPVLIIHGRNDEVISFWHGEKVFRAANEPKRFVPIERARHNDVMFVAGPMYFQVLADFANQWK; encoded by the coding sequence ATGAAACGGGTACTGACTGTGGTCTTGGTTTTGATCTGCACGCTCTACGCAGCCCTCGTCGGTCTGGCTCTGATCTCTGACCGCCTAATCTTCCAGCCGCAGCCATCCAGTTACGCCGACGAAGGCCTCAGCGCAAACCTGTCGCGCCTGCCGGAACCCGGACATTTCATGCACATCATCTCCGGTGGAGAACGGATCTCAGCTCTCTACCTGCCCAACTCAAAGGCTCGCTTCACACTGCTCTTTTCGCACGGGAACGCCGAGGACATCGGCGACGATCTGCCTCTCATGCAACTCTTTCGCGAAGCAGGTTTCTCCGTCTTTGCCTACGATTATCGCGGGTATGGCACCAGCACCGGGCGTCCCAGCGAAAAAGCAGTCTACGAAGATGCCGAAGCCGCTTACGACTTCCTGACCCGCAAACTGGGCGTTTCACCGGATCACGTAATCGCGATGGGCCGCTCAGTAGGATGCGCGCCGGCCATTCATCTCGCTGCCAATCGCCCCGTACGGGCCTTGATCGCCGAAGCGCCATTCACCAGCGCGTTCCGGGTGCTTACCCGCGTTCCGCTTCTGCCATGGGACAAGTTCAACAACGTTCGGACCATCAGGAAAGTTCACGTTCCGGTGCTGATCATCCATGGTCGCAATGACGAGGTGATCTCGTTTTGGCATGGAGAGAAAGTGTTCCGCGCCGCGAACGAACCGAAACGCTTCGTTCCAATCGAGCGCGCCCGGCATAACGACGTGATGTTCGTTGCCGGACCCATGTATTTCCAGGTGCTCGCTGATTTCGCCAACCAGTGGAAGTGA
- the mfd gene encoding transcription-repair coupling factor has protein sequence MILPFVRELFADVENLPAFSRVATHLKAATGRIRVSGLTPPAQLLVSSLFPHALNRPVILIVADNKTAELMLPQVQAFCELSGTVSPDAVVLLPAYDVLPFENMSPHPEIQEARARALWKVTTGAARIVIIPAGAALMKLHAPEFYFDSAQVFRRGETVDVDKLVAHLNTVGYTKTDVVEMPGEYALRGGILDVYPPEADRPLRVEFFGDEVESVRKFDPGTQRSSTEVDEVQLLPLTDTPVREDTLAMIGARLSGERLGGSEEDIEEAIRSTGVAVFPGWELYSPVAGAGQSIFDLMGNAAVVLSEPTAIKAELDHWWERVNAAHERSGVGSLVRPEDLYTPPDDWWNTLGDMPAADLEQLGIASFETEEVAFGSRPTTKFHGSIPGVVEEVRKLTGENQRVMFAAGSTGEVERLAEVFTEYGVTFRLGSRTPRPGETFIDDAAYLAGEEVSTIIVKAFVPDGLVLPEARLVIFGTYDLFDESEVAAARPLKQKSKTSAFVSDFRDLAIGDYVVHVEHGIGQYQGLKEIPQADGSKAEFMVLEYAEGARLYVPLTRLDLVQKYRSAEGARPVLNRLGTAQWQKTKARVKKAMRDMAEELLKLYAQRKLAPGHSYPTDTEWQREFEDAFEFSETDDQISAISDIKNDMQASTPMDRLLCGDVGYGKTEVAMRAAFKAVSDNRQVAVLAPTTVLVFQHFETFKRRFAQFPIRIEMLSRFRSAKEQKEIVDKIENGKVDIVVGTHRLLSKDVKFSDLGLVIVDEEQRFGVAHKEKLKQMRKEVDVLTMSATPIPRTMHMAMVGLRDMSVIETPPKDRMAIQTVVAPWDEKVLRNAIEHELDRGGQVYFIHNRVESIYEIAAKLQELVPKARILVGHGQMTERELEKVMLGFMRHEADILVATTIVENGLDIPLCNTIIINRADRHGLSELYQLRGRVGRSNRRAYAYLLIPADTELSPIARRRLAALKEFSDLGAGFKIAALDLELRGAGNLLGGEQSGHIDAIGFEMYTSMLERTVRELKGEVEAEEAEVALNLGLNIRIPADYITEENQRLRMYKRVAGVETEKQLEDVTAELADRYGEPPAPVRTLLEYATLKLLCRRLNVVGIDRHRDTVSIKFGENAGIDPEKLMRFVATKKGANFSPQGVLKYTLAVSGAEQVLGNLRNLLQSLAGQQQPVSAK, from the coding sequence ATGATCCTTCCCTTCGTTCGCGAACTCTTCGCGGACGTGGAAAACTTACCAGCTTTTTCGCGTGTTGCCACCCACCTGAAAGCGGCCACGGGGCGTATACGTGTTTCCGGGCTAACTCCCCCAGCGCAATTGCTCGTCAGCAGCCTGTTCCCGCACGCCCTGAACCGGCCCGTGATCCTGATTGTTGCGGATAACAAAACCGCCGAATTGATGCTGCCGCAGGTGCAAGCGTTCTGCGAACTATCGGGGACGGTGTCGCCGGATGCCGTGGTGCTGCTGCCGGCGTATGACGTGTTGCCGTTCGAGAACATGTCGCCGCACCCGGAGATACAGGAAGCCCGTGCCAGGGCGTTGTGGAAGGTGACTACCGGGGCGGCGCGCATCGTGATTATTCCGGCAGGCGCGGCGCTGATGAAACTGCATGCGCCGGAGTTCTACTTCGACTCGGCGCAGGTGTTTCGCCGTGGCGAGACGGTGGACGTCGACAAGTTGGTCGCACATCTGAATACGGTCGGGTACACGAAGACCGACGTAGTCGAGATGCCCGGCGAGTACGCGTTGCGCGGGGGAATCCTTGATGTGTATCCGCCGGAAGCTGACCGGCCGTTGCGCGTGGAGTTTTTCGGCGATGAGGTGGAGTCGGTAAGGAAGTTCGATCCGGGAACGCAAAGGTCATCCACCGAGGTGGATGAAGTTCAACTGTTGCCGCTCACTGATACGCCGGTTCGTGAAGACACGCTGGCGATGATCGGGGCTCGGCTTTCCGGGGAGCGACTGGGCGGGTCAGAAGAAGATATTGAAGAGGCGATCCGGTCAACAGGCGTGGCGGTCTTTCCCGGGTGGGAACTGTATTCACCGGTGGCCGGAGCGGGACAAAGTATTTTCGACCTGATGGGGAATGCGGCAGTGGTTCTGAGCGAACCGACGGCCATTAAGGCGGAACTCGATCACTGGTGGGAGAGAGTGAATGCCGCGCATGAACGCAGCGGGGTTGGGAGCCTGGTGCGTCCGGAAGACCTGTACACGCCTCCGGATGATTGGTGGAACACGCTTGGGGATATGCCAGCGGCCGACCTCGAGCAACTTGGGATTGCGTCGTTTGAGACGGAGGAAGTCGCGTTTGGCTCGCGTCCGACGACGAAGTTCCATGGCTCGATCCCGGGAGTAGTGGAGGAAGTCAGGAAGCTGACGGGCGAGAACCAACGCGTCATGTTCGCAGCGGGTAGCACCGGCGAAGTCGAGCGATTGGCGGAAGTGTTTACCGAGTACGGTGTGACGTTCCGACTGGGATCGCGAACGCCGCGTCCGGGAGAAACGTTCATCGACGATGCGGCTTACCTGGCCGGCGAAGAAGTTTCCACGATCATCGTGAAGGCATTCGTGCCAGATGGCCTGGTGCTTCCGGAAGCGCGGCTGGTGATTTTCGGAACGTACGACCTGTTCGACGAGTCAGAAGTGGCGGCGGCCCGTCCGCTGAAACAGAAGTCGAAGACGTCGGCGTTTGTCAGCGACTTCCGTGATCTCGCCATCGGCGATTACGTGGTGCACGTGGAGCACGGCATTGGCCAGTACCAGGGACTGAAGGAAATCCCTCAGGCGGATGGCTCAAAAGCTGAGTTCATGGTGCTTGAGTACGCCGAAGGGGCGCGACTCTATGTCCCGCTTACACGCCTGGACCTGGTGCAGAAGTACAGGTCGGCAGAAGGTGCGCGTCCGGTACTGAACCGGCTCGGTACCGCGCAGTGGCAAAAGACGAAAGCACGCGTGAAGAAGGCCATGCGCGACATGGCCGAGGAATTACTGAAGCTCTACGCGCAACGAAAGTTAGCACCGGGACATTCGTATCCGACGGATACCGAGTGGCAGAGGGAGTTTGAAGACGCGTTTGAGTTCAGCGAGACAGACGATCAAATCTCCGCGATTTCGGACATCAAGAACGATATGCAGGCGTCTACGCCGATGGACCGCCTGCTGTGCGGTGATGTGGGATACGGTAAGACGGAAGTGGCGATGCGAGCAGCGTTCAAGGCCGTAAGCGACAACCGGCAAGTGGCGGTGCTGGCGCCGACGACCGTCCTGGTGTTCCAGCACTTCGAGACATTCAAGCGGCGGTTCGCGCAGTTCCCTATCCGGATCGAGATGCTGTCGCGATTCCGTAGCGCGAAAGAGCAGAAGGAGATCGTCGACAAGATCGAAAATGGCAAAGTCGACATCGTGGTGGGCACGCACCGGCTGCTGTCGAAAGATGTAAAGTTCAGCGATCTGGGGTTGGTGATTGTCGACGAAGAGCAGCGATTCGGGGTTGCGCATAAAGAAAAGCTCAAGCAAATGCGCAAAGAGGTGGATGTACTGACAATGTCGGCGACACCGATTCCGCGCACGATGCATATGGCGATGGTCGGGCTGCGCGACATGAGTGTGATCGAGACACCACCGAAAGACCGAATGGCGATTCAGACGGTGGTAGCGCCGTGGGATGAGAAGGTGCTTCGCAATGCCATCGAGCACGAACTCGACCGTGGCGGCCAGGTGTATTTCATTCACAACCGAGTCGAATCGATTTACGAGATTGCCGCGAAGTTGCAGGAGCTTGTGCCGAAAGCACGCATCCTAGTTGGCCACGGTCAGATGACGGAGCGCGAGCTTGAGAAAGTGATGCTTGGGTTCATGCGGCACGAGGCGGATATTCTCGTCGCTACAACGATCGTCGAGAACGGCCTGGATATTCCGCTATGCAACACAATCATCATCAATCGGGCGGACCGGCATGGGCTATCGGAGCTATACCAACTTCGTGGACGCGTCGGCCGGTCGAATCGCCGCGCATATGCGTACTTATTGATTCCGGCGGATACGGAACTGTCGCCGATCGCACGAAGGAGATTGGCGGCGTTGAAAGAGTTCTCGGATCTAGGTGCGGGGTTCAAGATTGCGGCGCTCGATTTAGAGCTTCGCGGTGCAGGAAACCTGCTGGGTGGCGAGCAGAGCGGACATATCGATGCCATTGGATTCGAGATGTACACCTCGATGCTCGAGCGAACAGTTCGCGAGCTGAAGGGCGAAGTCGAGGCTGAAGAAGCGGAAGTGGCGCTCAACCTTGGCTTAAATATCAGGATTCCTGCCGACTACATCACGGAAGAGAACCAGCGTTTGCGGATGTACAAGCGCGTTGCTGGAGTTGAGACGGAGAAGCAACTGGAAGACGTGACGGCGGAATTGGCCGATCGTTATGGCGAGCCGCCAGCGCCAGTGCGCACATTGCTGGAATACGCGACGCTGAAGCTACTGTGCCGACGTTTGAATGTGGTGGGCATCGACCGGCACCGTGATACGGTGAGCATCAAGTTCGGTGAGAATGCTGGGATAGATCCCGAGAAATTGATGCGTTTCGTGGCTACGAAGAAGGGTGCCAACTTCTCACCACAAGGCGTGTTGAAATACACTCTGGCTGTATCGGGTGCGGAGCAGGTTTTGGGGAACCTCCGTAATCTGCTGCAGAGCCTGGCCGGGCAGCAGCAACCCGTGTCCGCAAAATAG